The Saxibacter everestensis genome has a window encoding:
- a CDS encoding SDR family NAD(P)-dependent oxidoreductase, translated as MKLEFDGLKAIVTGGASGIGAAAADLLDSRGADVAILDLAPENAGPNVTALRADVSNDDSVRQAVDGAALKLGGIDIVVNNAGIGAQGTIETNDDDEWHRVWDINVLGMVRVSRAALPYLRKSSNAAIVNTCSIAATAGLPERALYAASKGAVLSLTLSMAADHLREGIRVNCVNPGTADTPWIGRLLSKADDPAAERAALDARQPHGRLVRPEEVAAGIAYLASPLSGSTSGTSLAIDGGMQGLRLRPAT; from the coding sequence ATGAAACTGGAATTCGACGGTCTCAAGGCGATCGTGACCGGCGGCGCCTCGGGCATCGGCGCCGCCGCTGCGGACCTGCTCGACAGCCGGGGAGCCGACGTTGCGATTCTCGACCTGGCGCCCGAGAACGCCGGACCGAACGTGACTGCGCTGCGGGCCGACGTGTCGAACGACGACTCGGTGCGCCAAGCCGTCGACGGTGCCGCCCTCAAGCTTGGCGGTATCGACATAGTCGTGAACAACGCGGGAATCGGCGCGCAGGGCACCATCGAAACCAACGATGACGACGAATGGCACCGGGTGTGGGACATCAACGTCCTCGGCATGGTCCGGGTCAGTCGGGCGGCACTGCCCTACCTGCGGAAATCGTCGAATGCGGCAATCGTCAACACCTGCTCGATCGCGGCAACGGCCGGGCTGCCGGAGCGCGCGCTCTACGCGGCAAGCAAGGGGGCGGTGCTGTCGCTGACCCTGTCGATGGCCGCCGATCACCTGCGCGAGGGCATTCGGGTGAACTGCGTGAACCCGGGCACAGCGGACACGCCGTGGATCGGCCGTCTGCTGTCGAAGGCCGACGACCCGGCCGCCGAACGTGCGGCGCTTGACGCACGCCAACCGCATGGCCGGCTGGTGCGGCCCGAGGAGGTGGCCGCCGGCATCGCCTACCTCGCCAGCCCGCTGTCGGGGTCGACCTCCGGCACCAGCCTCGCCATCGACGGCGGAATGCAGGGCCTTCGTCTTCGTCCGGCGACCTAG
- the gdhA gene encoding NADP-specific glutamate dehydrogenase, translated as MSDRLEAIYSQVLNRNPGEAVFHQAVREVFDSLKLIVGRHPEFEEASILERLCEPERQIIFRVPWVDDQGAVQINRGFRVEFNSALGPYKGGLRFHPSVNLGIVKFLGFEQIFKNALTGMPIGGGKGGSDFDPRGRSDGEVMRFCQSFMTELFRHIGEYTDVPAGDIGVGTREIGYLFGQYKRITNRYESGVLTGKGIAWGGSLVRTEATGFGTVLFAEEMLKTRGDSLDGKRVTVSGSGNVATYAIAKAQTFGARVIACSDSSGYIVDEAGIDVELLSQVKHVERARISEYARRRQSADYVEYGSVWDVDTQVALPCATQNEFDADAAERLAKNGLIAVAEGANMPATPKAVELLQSAGVLFGPGKAANAGGVATSALEMQQNASRDAWDFGHTEQRLTEIMVGIHERCAATAEEYGAPGNYVLGANVSGFVSVAEAMLAFGVV; from the coding sequence ATGAGCGACAGGCTGGAAGCCATCTACAGCCAGGTGCTGAATCGTAACCCGGGGGAAGCCGTATTCCACCAGGCGGTCCGGGAAGTGTTCGACAGCCTCAAGCTGATCGTCGGGCGTCATCCTGAGTTCGAGGAAGCGTCGATCCTGGAACGGCTGTGCGAACCGGAACGGCAGATCATCTTCCGGGTTCCGTGGGTCGATGACCAGGGCGCGGTACAGATCAACCGCGGTTTCCGGGTCGAATTCAATTCGGCTCTGGGCCCTTACAAGGGCGGGTTGCGCTTCCATCCTTCGGTCAACCTCGGCATCGTCAAGTTCCTGGGCTTCGAACAGATCTTCAAGAACGCACTGACCGGGATGCCGATCGGTGGCGGCAAAGGCGGCTCGGACTTCGATCCGCGCGGCAGGAGTGACGGCGAGGTGATGCGCTTCTGCCAGTCGTTCATGACCGAGCTGTTCCGGCACATCGGCGAATACACCGACGTTCCGGCAGGTGACATCGGGGTCGGCACCCGGGAGATCGGTTACCTTTTCGGCCAATACAAGCGGATCACCAACCGCTATGAATCAGGCGTGCTGACCGGAAAGGGCATCGCCTGGGGCGGCTCGCTGGTGCGAACCGAAGCGACCGGCTTCGGCACAGTGTTGTTCGCGGAGGAAATGCTGAAGACCCGTGGCGACTCCCTCGACGGCAAGCGGGTCACGGTTTCCGGCTCCGGAAATGTGGCCACCTACGCGATCGCCAAGGCCCAGACGTTCGGCGCCCGGGTAATTGCCTGCTCTGATTCGTCCGGATACATCGTTGACGAGGCCGGAATCGACGTCGAACTGCTCAGTCAGGTCAAGCACGTGGAGCGTGCCCGGATCTCGGAGTACGCGCGGCGCCGGCAGAGCGCCGACTACGTCGAATACGGCAGCGTGTGGGATGTCGACACCCAGGTCGCTCTGCCGTGCGCGACCCAGAACGAGTTCGATGCGGATGCCGCGGAGCGGTTGGCGAAAAACGGTCTGATTGCGGTGGCGGAGGGCGCAAACATGCCGGCGACACCGAAAGCGGTCGAGCTCCTGCAGTCGGCAGGGGTGCTCTTCGGCCCCGGAAAGGCGGCCAATGCAGGCGGGGTGGCAACCTCGGCACTGGAGATGCAGCAGAACGCCAGCCGCGACGCCTGGGACTTCGGGCACACCGAGCAGCGCCTGACCGAGATTATGGTCGGCATCCACGAGCGGTGCGCGGCAACCGCCGAAGAGTACGGCGCGCCAGGCAACTACGTGCTGGGCGCCAACGTCAGCGGATTCGTATCGGTGGCCGAGGCAATGCTCGCGTTCGGCGTCGTCTAA
- a CDS encoding type IV toxin-antitoxin system AbiEi family antitoxin domain-containing protein, translated as MDPSSLLPEVVDTAGSQHGILTSQDAADLLGSRSVLAGYVRRGQLYRIGRGVYVLPDVWNEATPGRRKWLQAVGTGRREADAGGGGALSHGSAALLWGLPLLSLPRSTHLTRSGTNSRKHVSELIVHTSALDGEVATESGVPVTSIARTAVDCAAASSFTQALMVGDAALRLLLGKAGERLGRDRELPTDRIEEIRLHLLTRLEERRLRGRVTARKAIAAANPLSGSAAESRARAAFISLKLPAPTLQMKISTRMGVCYPDFAFRSLGVLVEVDGLVKLADPYSGSAVEALRRERQRENALTEAGWEVLRLSWQDLGDRDAVGRRIMAAHTRARGRGIAGRDSRVAQ; from the coding sequence ATGGATCCGTCCTCTCTACTGCCGGAAGTCGTCGACACAGCCGGGTCGCAGCACGGCATCCTGACCAGCCAGGATGCCGCAGATCTGCTCGGCAGCCGATCTGTGCTTGCCGGTTACGTGCGCCGCGGCCAGCTGTACCGAATCGGGCGCGGAGTCTACGTGCTCCCGGACGTATGGAACGAGGCCACGCCTGGGCGCAGAAAGTGGCTGCAGGCAGTCGGCACCGGGCGGCGTGAGGCCGATGCTGGCGGCGGCGGAGCGCTGAGTCACGGTTCAGCGGCATTGCTTTGGGGCCTTCCGCTACTTAGTCTCCCGCGATCGACGCATCTGACCCGCTCGGGGACCAACTCTCGTAAACATGTTTCGGAACTGATCGTGCATACTTCCGCGTTGGATGGCGAGGTCGCCACGGAGTCGGGAGTGCCAGTGACGTCGATTGCCCGTACGGCTGTTGACTGCGCCGCTGCATCATCGTTCACTCAGGCATTGATGGTGGGTGATGCCGCGCTGCGGCTGCTGCTTGGAAAGGCCGGTGAGAGGCTGGGCAGGGATCGGGAGCTGCCGACCGATCGGATCGAAGAGATCCGCCTGCACCTATTGACGAGGCTCGAGGAGCGTCGTCTCCGGGGGCGAGTGACAGCGCGCAAAGCGATAGCAGCCGCGAATCCCCTGTCGGGTTCAGCGGCAGAGTCCCGGGCCCGCGCAGCATTCATATCGCTGAAACTCCCCGCGCCGACCCTCCAGATGAAGATCAGCACCCGAATGGGCGTCTGCTATCCGGACTTCGCCTTCCGGAGTCTTGGCGTGCTGGTGGAAGTAGACGGACTCGTGAAACTTGCCGACCCATATTCCGGAAGCGCGGTTGAGGCGTTGCGCAGGGAACGTCAACGGGAGAATGCGCTGACCGAAGCGGGATGGGAGGTCTTGCGACTGAGCTGGCAGGACCTTGGTGATCGAGACGCGGTGGGCCGACGGATCATGGCAGCTCACACGCGCGCTCGTGGACGGGGAATTGCCGGCCGTGACTCCCGCGTTGCGCAGTGA
- a CDS encoding L-serine ammonia-lyase, which yields MAVGVFDLFSIGIGPSSSHTVGPMRAAAEFAAEVANAGDSARVGSVHVDLYGSLAATGAGHGTMTAVLLGLEGYRPDEIEPEVVDQRLAAIRESGQLSFASGPTLEFGVDDIVLHPLTVLPRHTNGITIEVRDSAGESLLKATYFSVGGGFIVRDDSAGEWAQGKTDARLAASTGAGSGAGAGSGAGAGSGAGAGSGADAGSGSGGDSVADGEATDAGAPPAVEDEEQSFADAVSDDEVELPYRFRSADELLKLCANTGLSISEIMLANECASRSEAEVRAGLLKIFTVMKQSARHSLDREGMLPGGLKVRRRAHRWYEKLKAKDPNRDPEFYQDWVNLIALAVNEENASGGRVVTAPTNGAAGIIPAVLYFTTRYIPEVRAGGRTSEDDAAVTFLLTAGAIGVLYKEKASISGAEVGCQGEVGSASSMAAAGLAEVLGGTPAQVENAAEIAMEHNLGLTCDPIGGLVQVPCIERNAIASGKAINAAKMALWGDGDHRVSLDEVIETMRQTGADMSSKYKETAMGGLAVNVVEC from the coding sequence ATGGCGGTCGGCGTCTTTGATCTGTTTTCGATTGGCATCGGGCCATCGAGTTCGCACACGGTGGGACCGATGCGTGCCGCCGCCGAATTCGCCGCGGAAGTAGCCAACGCCGGAGACTCGGCGCGGGTCGGGTCGGTTCACGTCGACCTGTACGGCTCGCTGGCGGCTACCGGCGCGGGGCACGGCACGATGACCGCGGTGCTGCTCGGACTCGAAGGCTACCGGCCGGACGAGATCGAACCCGAGGTGGTGGATCAGCGACTGGCCGCAATCCGGGAATCCGGGCAGCTCAGCTTTGCCTCCGGACCGACCCTTGAATTCGGCGTCGACGATATTGTGCTGCACCCGCTCACGGTGCTGCCCAGGCACACCAACGGCATCACTATTGAGGTGCGCGACTCGGCCGGCGAGTCCCTGCTGAAAGCCACCTACTTCTCGGTCGGCGGCGGATTCATCGTCCGCGACGATTCGGCCGGAGAATGGGCGCAGGGTAAGACGGACGCCCGGCTGGCAGCATCGACGGGCGCTGGTTCCGGGGCCGGCGCTGGTTCCGGGGCCGGCGCTGGTTCCGGGGCCGGCGCTGGTTCCGGGGCAGATGCTGGTTCCGGCTCGGGCGGCGATTCCGTGGCGGACGGCGAAGCGACAGACGCCGGAGCGCCTCCGGCGGTCGAGGACGAGGAACAGTCCTTCGCGGATGCCGTCTCCGATGACGAGGTCGAGCTACCCTATCGGTTCCGCAGCGCCGACGAACTTCTCAAGCTGTGCGCCAATACCGGCCTGAGCATCAGCGAGATCATGCTCGCCAATGAATGCGCCAGCCGTAGCGAAGCGGAGGTGCGGGCGGGCCTGCTGAAGATCTTCACGGTGATGAAGCAAAGCGCCCGGCACAGCCTCGATCGTGAAGGCATGTTGCCTGGCGGCTTGAAGGTCCGACGCCGCGCGCACCGCTGGTACGAAAAGCTCAAGGCAAAGGATCCCAACCGTGATCCGGAGTTTTACCAGGACTGGGTCAATCTGATTGCGCTCGCGGTCAATGAAGAGAACGCCTCCGGAGGTCGGGTTGTGACGGCGCCGACAAATGGGGCGGCCGGCATCATCCCGGCCGTGCTCTACTTCACGACGCGCTACATTCCTGAGGTCAGGGCAGGCGGCAGGACGAGCGAAGACGACGCCGCGGTGACATTCCTGCTGACCGCCGGGGCGATCGGGGTGCTCTACAAGGAGAAGGCATCCATCTCGGGTGCCGAGGTCGGCTGCCAGGGTGAGGTTGGTTCGGCGTCATCCATGGCTGCTGCCGGGCTGGCCGAGGTGCTTGGCGGTACCCCGGCCCAGGTGGAGAATGCCGCCGAGATCGCGATGGAACACAATCTGGGACTCACCTGCGACCCGATCGGCGGCCTGGTGCAGGTGCCGTGCATCGAGCGAAATGCCATCGCCTCGGGTAAGGCGATCAACGCCGCGAAGATGGCGCTCTGGGGCGATGGCGATCACCGGGTGTCGCTCGACGAGGTGATCGAGACGATGCGGCAGACCGGTGCCGACATGAGCTCCAAGTACAAGGAGACGGCGATGGGCGGACTGGCGGTCAACGTCGTCGAATGCTGA
- a CDS encoding fumarylacetoacetate hydrolase family protein has translation MKLVRIGARGAEKPAVLHRNRYYSLDTIANDIDAAFWETGGSGKVAAALEAGSLSEISLDGFRLGAPIARPSSVVCIGMNYAAHAAESGSAPPEVPIIFHKAANTVQGPNDPVAIPRGSTKTDWEVELGVVIGKRASYLESPEQSREHIGGLVVANDLSERDFQLAVSGGQWSKGKSCAGFCPTGPWLVTPDEVDYNNLRLRSWVNGEPRQDSTTADLIFDVDYVIWNLSQYLVLEPGDLICTGTPEGVALSGRFPYLKAGDVVEIEIEGLGRQRQEFTA, from the coding sequence ATGAAGCTGGTCCGAATTGGTGCGCGCGGCGCCGAGAAGCCGGCGGTTCTGCACCGGAACCGCTATTACTCGCTGGACACCATCGCCAATGACATCGACGCCGCGTTCTGGGAGACCGGCGGCTCTGGAAAGGTCGCCGCCGCGCTCGAGGCGGGTTCGCTCAGCGAAATCTCCCTAGACGGTTTTCGGCTCGGCGCACCAATCGCCCGGCCGTCATCCGTCGTGTGCATCGGCATGAACTATGCCGCGCACGCGGCTGAATCCGGCTCGGCGCCGCCAGAGGTTCCGATCATCTTCCACAAGGCGGCGAACACGGTGCAGGGACCGAACGACCCGGTCGCCATCCCACGTGGTTCCACCAAGACCGACTGGGAAGTCGAACTCGGCGTCGTCATCGGCAAGCGTGCGTCCTACCTCGAGTCGCCTGAACAGTCCCGCGAGCACATCGGCGGCCTGGTGGTTGCCAATGACCTCTCCGAACGGGATTTTCAGCTCGCGGTATCCGGTGGTCAATGGTCGAAGGGTAAGAGCTGCGCTGGGTTCTGCCCCACCGGTCCATGGCTGGTCACGCCCGACGAGGTCGACTACAACAACCTGCGCCTGCGCAGCTGGGTGAATGGCGAACCTCGCCAGGATTCAACCACGGCGGATCTGATCTTCGACGTGGACTACGTGATCTGGAACCTCAGCCAGTACCTCGTGCTCGAGCCGGGCGACCTGATCTGCACCGGAACACCTGAGGGAGTCGCGCTCTCCGGCCGGTTCCCGTATCTGAAGGCCGGCGATGTGGTCGAGATCGAAATCGAGGGCCTCGGCCGGCAACGCCAGGAATTCACTGCTTGA
- a CDS encoding CPBP family intramembrane glutamic endopeptidase — translation MTIDQRETLVRRPAWLEIIIGVATLAVVGYGGTSLLLDIPGLTPGVAGVIAGVMSGAAAFAAFALAAAVRVRQWDVFGVRRTTPKWLLLGVAGGVIALIAKLILVPLFIALTNAPTDTQADYAASSQGGPLLLVLSIFALVVLTPIGEEFLFRGVIFTGLARYAPWVATLGSAAIFAIMHGINVVLPAAFIVGILAAELRRRSGSVWPGVVVHAVNNLIGVAAYALLPS, via the coding sequence ATGACTATAGATCAGCGCGAGACTCTCGTTCGACGGCCAGCCTGGCTGGAGATCATCATCGGCGTCGCGACATTGGCGGTCGTCGGGTATGGCGGTACCTCCTTATTGTTAGACATTCCCGGGCTGACGCCGGGGGTTGCCGGGGTCATCGCCGGGGTGATGTCCGGCGCGGCCGCGTTCGCTGCCTTTGCACTTGCCGCCGCCGTCAGAGTGCGACAATGGGACGTTTTCGGCGTTCGACGCACAACCCCCAAGTGGTTGCTTCTGGGAGTCGCAGGCGGCGTGATTGCTCTCATCGCGAAGCTCATCCTGGTACCGCTGTTCATTGCCCTCACCAATGCGCCGACGGATACGCAGGCCGACTACGCGGCCAGCTCCCAGGGAGGCCCTCTGCTACTCGTGCTGTCGATCTTCGCTCTCGTAGTGCTGACACCCATCGGCGAGGAGTTCCTGTTCCGCGGTGTCATTTTCACCGGCCTCGCTCGCTACGCCCCGTGGGTCGCGACACTCGGAAGCGCAGCGATCTTCGCAATTATGCATGGCATCAACGTTGTGCTGCCGGCAGCCTTCATCGTTGGAATCCTTGCCGCCGAACTTCGCCGCCGGAGCGGTTCAGTTTGGCCCGGCGTCGTAGTCCATGCCGTGAACAACCTGATCGGCGTGGCGGCCTACGCACTCCTGCCCAGCTGA
- the gcvH gene encoding glycine cleavage system protein GcvH: MSKELPPLPENFTYSKEHEWVEQLSDGIARVGITAVATDALGEIVFVEPPQPGTTVTAGDVCGEVESTKSVSDVYSPVSGEVVDVNAVAVDDPAKVNSDPYGDGWLFTVKVSAEGELMSAAEYGELNKLG, encoded by the coding sequence ATGTCCAAGGAACTGCCTCCCCTTCCGGAAAACTTCACCTACTCCAAGGAACACGAATGGGTTGAGCAACTCAGTGACGGCATCGCCCGGGTCGGCATCACCGCTGTGGCCACCGATGCGCTCGGCGAGATCGTCTTCGTCGAACCGCCGCAGCCCGGAACGACCGTCACCGCCGGTGATGTATGCGGCGAGGTCGAGTCGACCAAGTCCGTCTCCGATGTGTACTCCCCAGTGAGCGGCGAGGTGGTTGACGTCAACGCCGTTGCGGTGGACGATCCGGCAAAGGTCAACTCGGATCCATACGGCGACGGGTGGCTGTTCACCGTCAAGGTCAGCGCCGAGGGTGAACTCATGTCGGCCGCGGAGTACGGCGAATTGAACAAGCTCGGCTGA
- the gcvP gene encoding aminomethyl-transferring glycine dehydrogenase — MSDAVPAYTFVEPEVVTFGSDTAFDFRRRHIGPGWQPTHLMLDHLGYRSLDALVDAAVPQKIRQSGDLDDELPAALSEEEAAAALRGFANKNTTAVQMIGQGYYDTITPPVIRRNVLESPAWYTAYTPYQPEISQGRLEALLNFQTVVEDLTALPIANASLLDEATAVAEAMLLMRRANKKGNRVIVDAECFPQTIALLKGRAEALDIDVEVADLSQPLVGDGVFGVIVQQPGASGVVRDYSAVIAAAKERGALVTVAADILSLTLITPPGEQGADIAVGSAQRFGVPLFFGGPHAAFMSVRNGLERMLPGRLVGVSRDVDGAPAYRLALQTREQHIRREKATSNICTAQALLAVVASMYAVYHGPAGLKAIAERVHSYAATIARMLGAAGIEVVHDSFFDTVLVRVPGRADRLVADAAAAGINLRLVDADRIGISCDERTTLDIVADLLQVFGAWLVDIGEGFTVNEQRALPGELLRTSGFMAHPIFHKHRSETSMMRYLRMLSDRDLALDRTMIPLGSCTMKLNAAAEMEAISWPEFANIHPFAPEQQTAGWRELIQDLESQLTTITGYDTVSIQPNAGSQGELAGLLAIRGYHRSRGDEQRDICLIPASAHGTNAASAVLAGMKVVVVATASDGRIDHADLTAKIADHPDAIAAIMITYPSTYGVYDADVRAVCEEVHKAGGQVYIDGANLNALVGLAKPGEFGGDVSHLNLHKTFCIPHGGGGPGVGPVAARKHLEPFMPGNANSPENSSPDSSQPGSTGVPISASNFGSAGVLPISWAYIAMMGGGGLTSATGHALLAANYLASKLNDSFPVLYTGDAGLVAHECILDLRALTAKTGVTAEDVAKRLIDYGFHAPTLAFPVAGTLMVEPTESEDLEELDRFIEAMVAIRAEIDQIANGDFDLASSPLRNAPHTAAAVIDDSWDKPYSREQAVFPVPGLRVTKYFPPVRRIDGAHGDRNLVCSCPPIESFEEN; from the coding sequence ATGTCTGATGCCGTACCCGCATACACGTTCGTCGAGCCTGAGGTTGTCACGTTCGGTTCGGATACCGCTTTCGACTTCAGGCGGCGCCACATCGGCCCGGGCTGGCAGCCGACGCACCTGATGCTCGACCACCTGGGCTATCGAAGCCTGGATGCGCTGGTTGACGCCGCGGTGCCGCAGAAAATCCGGCAATCCGGCGATCTCGATGACGAGCTGCCGGCTGCCCTGAGCGAGGAAGAGGCCGCGGCCGCGCTCCGAGGCTTCGCCAACAAGAACACCACCGCTGTGCAGATGATCGGCCAAGGCTACTACGACACCATTACGCCGCCAGTGATTCGGCGCAATGTGCTGGAATCACCCGCCTGGTACACCGCCTACACGCCGTATCAGCCGGAAATTTCCCAGGGCCGCCTGGAAGCGCTGCTGAACTTTCAGACCGTTGTCGAGGATCTGACTGCGCTGCCGATTGCGAACGCCTCGCTGCTCGATGAGGCAACGGCCGTCGCCGAGGCGATGCTGCTGATGCGCCGGGCCAATAAGAAGGGCAACCGCGTCATCGTCGACGCCGAGTGCTTTCCGCAGACGATTGCCCTGCTGAAGGGTCGCGCCGAGGCGCTGGACATCGACGTCGAGGTTGCCGACCTCAGCCAGCCCCTGGTCGGTGACGGCGTGTTCGGCGTGATCGTCCAGCAGCCGGGTGCCTCCGGCGTCGTCCGCGACTACTCTGCCGTGATCGCGGCGGCCAAGGAACGCGGCGCGCTGGTCACAGTTGCCGCCGACATCCTGTCGCTGACCCTGATCACCCCGCCCGGCGAGCAGGGTGCGGACATCGCCGTCGGCTCCGCGCAACGGTTCGGCGTGCCCTTGTTCTTCGGCGGCCCGCATGCTGCCTTCATGTCCGTCCGCAATGGACTGGAACGGATGCTGCCCGGCCGTCTGGTCGGCGTATCCAGGGACGTTGACGGCGCTCCCGCCTACCGACTCGCGCTACAGACCCGGGAACAGCACATCCGGCGCGAAAAGGCGACCAGCAATATCTGTACCGCCCAGGCGCTGCTGGCGGTTGTCGCCAGCATGTACGCGGTGTACCACGGACCGGCCGGCCTCAAGGCGATCGCCGAGCGGGTGCACTCCTACGCCGCGACCATCGCCCGGATGCTCGGCGCCGCCGGTATCGAGGTGGTACACGACAGCTTCTTCGACACTGTGCTGGTCCGGGTGCCGGGGCGCGCGGATCGGCTTGTCGCCGATGCCGCCGCCGCAGGGATCAACCTGCGCCTGGTCGATGCCGATCGCATCGGGATCAGCTGCGACGAGCGAACAACGCTCGACATCGTCGCGGACCTGCTCCAGGTGTTCGGCGCCTGGCTGGTCGATATCGGCGAGGGTTTCACCGTGAACGAGCAGCGAGCGCTGCCCGGCGAACTGCTGCGCACCAGCGGATTCATGGCCCATCCGATCTTCCATAAGCACCGCAGCGAGACATCGATGATGCGCTACCTGCGGATGCTGTCCGACCGGGACCTTGCGCTGGATCGCACCATGATCCCGCTCGGCTCCTGCACTATGAAGCTGAACGCAGCCGCGGAGATGGAGGCGATCAGCTGGCCCGAGTTCGCGAACATCCACCCCTTCGCGCCTGAGCAGCAGACCGCCGGATGGCGCGAGCTGATCCAGGATCTGGAATCGCAACTGACCACGATCACCGGCTACGACACGGTGTCGATCCAGCCCAACGCGGGGTCGCAGGGCGAGCTCGCCGGACTGCTCGCCATCCGCGGGTATCACCGCTCGCGCGGCGACGAACAGCGCGACATCTGCCTGATTCCGGCATCCGCGCACGGCACCAACGCTGCGTCCGCGGTGCTGGCCGGGATGAAGGTCGTCGTGGTGGCTACCGCGAGCGATGGACGGATCGACCATGCCGATCTGACCGCGAAGATTGCCGACCACCCGGACGCCATCGCCGCGATCATGATCACCTACCCGTCTACGTACGGGGTCTACGATGCGGATGTTCGCGCGGTCTGCGAGGAGGTGCATAAGGCCGGCGGCCAGGTGTACATCGATGGCGCAAACCTGAACGCGCTGGTCGGCCTGGCCAAGCCGGGCGAGTTCGGCGGCGATGTTTCGCATCTGAACCTGCACAAGACGTTCTGCATTCCGCACGGTGGCGGCGGCCCCGGCGTCGGTCCGGTCGCGGCGCGCAAACACCTCGAGCCATTCATGCCGGGTAACGCGAATTCCCCGGAGAACAGCTCGCCTGATTCCAGCCAGCCTGGCAGCACCGGCGTGCCGATCTCGGCATCGAACTTCGGCTCGGCCGGCGTGCTGCCGATCTCCTGGGCGTACATCGCGATGATGGGTGGCGGCGGCCTGACCTCGGCCACCGGACACGCCCTGCTGGCCGCCAACTACCTGGCTTCGAAGCTGAACGACTCGTTTCCGGTGCTGTACACCGGGGACGCCGGGCTGGTCGCGCACGAGTGCATCCTCGACCTGCGTGCGCTGACCGCGAAGACTGGCGTCACCGCCGAGGATGTCGCCAAGCGGCTGATCGATTACGGATTCCACGCGCCGACGCTGGCATTTCCGGTGGCAGGCACGCTGATGGTCGAGCCAACCGAATCCGAAGACCTCGAGGAGCTCGACCGGTTCATCGAGGCAATGGTCGCCATCCGTGCCGAGATCGACCAGATCGCGAACGGCGACTTCGACCTCGCCAGCAGCCCGCTTCGCAACGCGCCGCATACCGCTGCCGCCGTCATTGACGATTCCTGGGACAAGCCGTATTCCCGGGAACAGGCCGTTTTCCCGGTGCCGGGACTCCGGGTCACCAAGTACTTCCCGCCTGTGCGCCGAATCGACGGAGCACACGGCGACCGCAACCTGGTGTGCTCGTGCCCGCCAATCGAATCATTCGAGGAGAACTGA
- the gcvT gene encoding glycine cleavage system aminomethyltransferase GcvT — MTLQHTALYAEHEKLGASFTDFGGWQMPLKYSSELGEHHAVRNAAGLFDLSHMGEVWVTGPEAAELLDYALVGKLSAIKVGKAKYSLICNEDGGILDDLITYRLAEDRFLVVPNASNAPTVAAAFQQRAANFDAVVDDQSLSTSLIALQGPKAEAILLRLVAGDQADAVRELRYYAAIELRVAGIDVLLARTGYTGEDGFELMISNSDAVALWTQLLETGADDGLKPAGLACRDSLRLEAGMPLYGHELNVDITPAEAGMGKIVSYAKDGDFVGRAALEPAKDVEPEHVLVGLRGTGRRAARAGYGVHVDGADVAVGEVTSGAPSPTLGYPIALAYVERSKAAEGTELTVDLRGKREPFIVVKPPFYRREK, encoded by the coding sequence ATGACCCTGCAGCACACGGCGCTCTATGCCGAACATGAAAAGCTTGGCGCGTCCTTCACCGACTTCGGCGGCTGGCAGATGCCGCTGAAGTACTCCAGCGAACTCGGCGAGCACCATGCCGTGCGGAACGCTGCCGGGCTCTTCGACCTGTCCCATATGGGAGAGGTCTGGGTCACCGGGCCCGAGGCAGCCGAACTTCTGGACTACGCGCTGGTCGGCAAGCTCTCGGCGATCAAGGTCGGCAAGGCCAAGTACTCGCTGATCTGCAACGAGGACGGCGGCATTCTCGACGACCTGATCACCTATCGGCTGGCCGAGGACAGGTTCCTGGTCGTGCCCAATGCGTCGAATGCCCCAACGGTCGCCGCGGCGTTCCAGCAGCGTGCCGCGAACTTCGACGCCGTCGTCGATGACCAATCGCTGTCCACCTCGCTGATTGCGTTGCAGGGGCCGAAGGCCGAGGCGATCCTGCTCCGCCTGGTGGCCGGCGACCAGGCCGACGCGGTACGCGAACTGAGGTACTACGCCGCGATCGAGCTGCGAGTTGCCGGCATCGATGTGCTGCTGGCCCGCACCGGCTACACGGGTGAAGACGGTTTCGAGCTGATGATCAGCAACTCGGACGCTGTCGCGCTCTGGACCCAGCTGCTTGAGACCGGCGCCGACGACGGACTGAAGCCCGCGGGACTCGCCTGCCGGGATTCGCTCCGGCTTGAAGCCGGAATGCCGTTGTACGGCCACGAGCTCAACGTCGACATCACCCCGGCCGAAGCCGGGATGGGGAAGATCGTCAGCTACGCCAAGGACGGCGACTTCGTCGGACGGGCGGCGTTGGAACCCGCGAAGGATGTCGAGCCGGAGCACGTGCTGGTGGGACTGCGGGGCACGGGGCGGCGCGCGGCCCGCGCCGGCTATGGCGTGCACGTTGACGGCGCGGATGTCGCCGTCGGCGAGGTCACCTCGGGCGCGCCGTCACCCACGCTGGGCTACCCGATCGCCCTGGCATACGTGGAACGTTCCAAAGCCGCTGAGGGCACCGAGCTCACCGTGGACCTGCGCGGCAAGCGCGAGCCGTTCATCGTCGTGAAGCCTCCGTTTTATCGGCGGGAGAAGTAG